The following proteins are encoded in a genomic region of Mycobacterium kiyosense:
- the hpx gene encoding non-heme haloperoxidase Hpx, whose amino-acid sequence MNARQATRALPAGRALTVRAADGTPLHAEVFGPADGYPIVLTHGFVCAIRAWAYQIEELSTDFRVIAFDHRGHGRSGLPRRGGYSLNHLASDLDCVLEATLAPHERAVIAGHSMGGMTIQAWSQRYGHKVARRADAVALINTASGDLLRKIRFLSVPRGLSPARVMAGRTLISAVGGVPLPNAVRIPARYLVALMATGAEAHPDVVKLVYEMFAQTSPAGRGGCARMLVGEVGSRHLSLAGLTVPTLVIGSERDRLTPIGQSRKIARTAPNVVDLVELPGGHCSMLEQPAAVNAQLRALAESALARHELRRISS is encoded by the coding sequence ATGAATGCTCGACAGGCCACCCGTGCTTTACCGGCGGGCCGCGCCCTGACGGTCCGCGCGGCGGACGGTACGCCCCTGCACGCCGAGGTATTCGGACCGGCAGACGGCTACCCCATCGTTTTGACCCACGGCTTCGTGTGCGCCATCCGCGCCTGGGCCTACCAGATCGAAGAGTTGTCCACCGACTTCCGGGTCATCGCGTTCGACCACCGTGGCCACGGTCGCAGTGGACTCCCGCGCCGCGGTGGCTACAGCCTCAATCACCTTGCCTCCGACCTCGATTGCGTGCTGGAGGCGACGCTCGCGCCGCACGAGCGCGCGGTGATCGCCGGGCACTCGATGGGCGGGATGACCATCCAGGCGTGGTCGCAGCGCTACGGGCACAAGGTCGCTCGCCGCGCCGATGCCGTGGCGCTGATCAACACGGCCAGTGGCGATCTGCTGCGCAAAATCCGGTTCCTCTCGGTGCCACGCGGCCTGTCACCGGCCCGGGTCATGGCCGGGCGGACGCTGATCAGCGCGGTCGGCGGAGTCCCGCTGCCCAACGCCGTGCGGATCCCGGCCCGCTACCTGGTGGCGCTGATGGCGACCGGCGCCGAGGCGCATCCCGACGTGGTCAAACTGGTCTACGAGATGTTCGCGCAGACGTCACCGGCTGGGCGCGGGGGCTGCGCCCGGATGCTGGTGGGCGAGGTGGGGTCGCGGCACCTGAGCCTGGCGGGCCTGACGGTGCCGACCCTGGTCATCGGCAGCGAACGCGACCGCCTGACGCCGATCGGCCAGTCCCGCAAGATCGCCCGTACCGCACCCAACGTCGTCGATCTGGTCGAGCTGCCCGGCGGGCACTGCTCGATGCTGGAACAGCCGGCCGCGGTGAACGCTCAGTTGCGCGCCCTCGCTGAATCCGCGCTGGCGCGCCACGAGCTGCGGCGGATCAGCTCATAG
- a CDS encoding HNH endonuclease: protein MCESLDLAGLPAEAGEAELIARITELEQIKCAAAAGQARAAAALDAARRATEAAAGVPAGKRGRGVASEVALARHDSPNRGGRHLGFAKALVHEMPHTLAALESGALSEWRATLIVRESACLDLEDRRRLDAELCADAAALAGMGDRRITAAAKTIAYRLDPHAVVDRAAKAVEERTVTTRPAPDMMTWISALLPVAQGVGVYAALRRAADTTFDGRSRGQVMADTLVERVTGTPASATAPVTVNLVISDQALLGDDTAPAVLEGYGPIPAAVARNMVTSAVADRKSKATLRRLYASPATGALVALESRSRTFPRGLADFIGLRDQTCRTPYCDAPIRHRDHAQPCKRGGPTTATNGLGLCEHCNYLKESPGWAVITHDENGTHTAEYATPTGARYQSSAPPIYPKFDISEIETAISITLTDRHAA, encoded by the coding sequence ATGTGCGAATCGCTTGACTTAGCGGGGTTGCCGGCGGAAGCCGGTGAGGCCGAGTTGATCGCGCGGATCACCGAGCTCGAGCAGATCAAATGCGCCGCGGCGGCCGGGCAGGCCCGCGCGGCGGCGGCCCTGGATGCCGCGCGGCGCGCTACCGAGGCGGCCGCCGGGGTGCCCGCGGGCAAGCGGGGCCGCGGGGTGGCCAGCGAGGTCGCCCTGGCCCGCCACGACTCCCCGAACCGCGGCGGTCGCCACCTCGGGTTCGCCAAAGCCCTGGTCCACGAAATGCCCCACACCCTGGCCGCCCTGGAATCCGGGGCGCTCTCGGAATGGCGCGCGACGTTGATCGTGCGCGAATCAGCTTGCCTGGACCTCGAAGATCGACGCAGGCTCGACGCCGAGCTGTGCGCTGACGCGGCGGCGTTGGCCGGCATGGGTGATCGGCGCATCACCGCCGCCGCAAAGACGATTGCTTACCGTCTGGACCCGCACGCGGTCGTCGATCGCGCTGCTAAAGCGGTCGAGGAGCGCACGGTCACCACCCGGCCGGCCCCGGACATGATGACCTGGATCAGCGCACTACTGCCGGTAGCCCAGGGTGTGGGCGTCTACGCGGCGCTGCGCCGCGCCGCCGACACCACCTTCGACGGCCGCTCACGTGGGCAGGTGATGGCCGACACTTTGGTTGAGCGCGTCACCGGCACCCCCGCCAGCGCAACGGCACCGGTGACGGTCAACCTGGTGATCTCCGATCAGGCGCTGCTCGGCGACGACACCGCGCCGGCCGTCCTCGAGGGCTACGGACCCATCCCCGCCGCAGTGGCCCGCAACATGGTGACCAGCGCGGTGGCCGACCGGAAGTCCAAGGCGACGCTGCGCCGGCTCTATGCCAGTCCTGCCACCGGCGCCCTGGTCGCCCTGGAATCGCGGTCCCGCACCTTCCCGCGCGGCCTGGCCGACTTCATCGGCCTGCGCGACCAAACCTGCCGCACCCCCTACTGCGACGCCCCCATCCGCCACCGCGACCACGCCCAACCCTGCAAGCGCGGCGGACCCACCACCGCCACCAACGGCCTGGGACTGTGCGAACACTGCAATTACCTCAAAGAGTCACCCGGCTGGGCCGTCATCACCCATGACGAAAACGGCACCCACACCGCCGAATACGCGACGCCGACCGGTGCGCGGTACCAATCGTCCGCGCCACCGATCTATCCGAAATTCGATATCAGCGAAATCGAAACAGCCATCAGCATCACGCTGACCGACCGCCATGCCGCCTAA
- the aofH gene encoding putative flavin-containing monoamine oxidase AofH codes for MVGAGFAGLTAARELTQQGHDVLVFEGRDRVGGRSFTGNVAGLPVDLGGSFVGPTQDAVLALAAELGVPTTPTYHDGKNVIFWRGAARAYSGTIPRLSLVGLLDIGRLQWQFERLARSIPISAPWDAKRARQLDDISLAQWLAMARATKSSLDLMAIMSRVTWGCEPDEVSMLHAARYVRAAGGLDRLLDVENGAQQDLIPGGTQQIADRAAAELGDRVVLDAPVHRIRRHGSGVTVSTDRGEAEAGFVIVAIPPAHRADIEFDPPLPPEYAELARQWPQGRLSKAYAAYETPFWRADGLSGQALLDRGPVFITFDVSPHDDGPGILLGFVDARAFDSLPSDQRRRDALRCFASVYGEAALKPLDYTDFRWGTEEFAPGGPTAAVPPGSWTKYGRLLRTAVGPIHWAGTETADEWTGYFDGAVRSGRRAAAEVAAVL; via the coding sequence GTGGTGGGCGCGGGCTTCGCCGGTCTGACCGCCGCCCGTGAGCTGACCCAGCAGGGTCACGACGTCCTGGTCTTCGAGGGCCGCGACCGGGTCGGGGGCCGCTCGTTCACCGGCAATGTCGCGGGACTACCCGTCGACCTGGGCGGGTCGTTCGTGGGCCCCACCCAGGACGCCGTGCTGGCGCTGGCCGCTGAATTGGGCGTACCCACCACCCCCACCTATCACGACGGCAAGAACGTGATCTTCTGGCGCGGCGCCGCTCGCGCCTACAGCGGCACCATTCCTCGGCTGTCGCTGGTGGGCCTGCTCGACATCGGCCGGCTGCAATGGCAGTTCGAACGGCTCGCCCGCAGCATTCCGATTTCGGCGCCGTGGGACGCCAAGCGGGCCAGGCAGCTGGACGACATCTCACTGGCTCAGTGGCTTGCCATGGCGCGGGCCACCAAGTCCTCCCTGGATCTGATGGCGATCATGTCCCGGGTCACCTGGGGGTGCGAGCCCGACGAGGTGTCAATGCTGCACGCCGCCCGCTACGTGCGCGCCGCCGGCGGCCTGGACCGGCTGCTCGACGTCGAAAACGGCGCGCAACAGGACCTGATCCCGGGCGGTACCCAGCAGATCGCCGATCGGGCGGCGGCCGAGCTCGGCGACCGCGTGGTGCTGGACGCCCCGGTCCACCGCATCCGACGGCACGGATCGGGCGTGACGGTGAGCACCGATCGGGGTGAAGCCGAGGCGGGATTCGTCATCGTCGCGATCCCGCCCGCCCACCGGGCCGATATCGAGTTCGATCCCCCGCTGCCACCCGAATACGCCGAGCTGGCCCGGCAGTGGCCGCAGGGCCGGCTGAGCAAGGCGTATGCGGCCTACGAGACGCCGTTCTGGCGCGCCGACGGTCTGTCGGGACAGGCGCTGTTGGACCGGGGACCGGTGTTCATCACCTTCGACGTCAGCCCGCACGACGACGGGCCGGGGATTCTGCTGGGTTTCGTCGATGCCCGCGCTTTCGACTCGCTGCCGAGTGACCAACGGCGCCGCGACGCGCTGCGCTGCTTCGCCTCGGTGTACGGCGAAGCAGCGCTCAAGCCGTTGGACTATACCGACTTCCGTTGGGGTACAGAGGAATTCGCGCCGGGCGGTCCGACCGCCGCGGTACCGCCGGGGTCGTGGACGAAATACGGTCGGCTGCTGCGCACGGCGGTCGGGCCCATTCACTGGGCCGGCACCGAGACCGCCGACGAGTGGACCGGGTACTTCGACGGCGCCGTCAGATCCGGCCGGCGCGCCGCCGCCGAGGTCGCCGCCGTGCTATGA
- a CDS encoding hypothetical protein (frameshifted, insertion at around 1527498), with amino-acid sequence MSTPATMPAGQTTANCEAVLYEIERLVVGKRSALTLILTAVLARGHVLIEDLPGLGKTLIARSFASALGLEFTRVQFTPDLLPADLLGSTIYDMQSGRFEFRRGPIFTNLLLADEINRTPPKTQAALLEAMAEGAGEYRRPNSPFANPFHRVGH; translated from the coding sequence ATGAGTACGCCGGCCACCATGCCGGCGGGCCAGACCACTGCCAATTGCGAAGCGGTACTGTACGAGATCGAACGCCTCGTGGTGGGCAAACGTTCGGCGTTGACGCTGATCCTGACGGCGGTGCTGGCGCGGGGTCACGTGCTGATCGAAGATCTCCCCGGGCTCGGTAAGACGCTGATAGCAAGGTCTTTCGCCTCGGCATTGGGCCTGGAATTCACCCGGGTGCAGTTCACCCCAGACCTGTTGCCGGCCGATCTGCTGGGCTCGACCATCTACGACATGCAATCCGGCCGGTTCGAGTTCCGTCGTGGACCGATCTTCACCAATCTGCTGCTGGCCGACGAGATCAACCGCACGCCTCCCAAGACGCAGGCCGCGCTGCTCGAGGCGATGGCCGAGGGGGCAGGTGAGTATCGACGGCCAAACTCACCGTTTGCCAACCCCTTTCATCGTGTTGGCCACTGA
- a CDS encoding hypothetical protein (frameshifted, insertion at around 1527501), with amino-acid sequence MATDNPIEYEGTYPLPEAQLDRFAIRLELRYLSEQDETAMLRRRLDRGSAEPTVNQVVDAHDLLAMRESVEHVTVHQDVLHYVVSLATATRHHPQVAVGASPRAELDLVQLARARALLLGRDYVIPEDVKALAIAAVAHRITLRPEMWVRKIQGADVLGELLRRLPVPRAHGRPAPG; translated from the coding sequence TTGGCCACTGACAACCCGATCGAGTACGAGGGCACCTATCCGTTGCCCGAGGCGCAGCTGGACCGATTCGCCATCCGCCTGGAACTGCGCTATCTGTCCGAACAGGACGAGACCGCGATGCTGCGCCGGCGGCTGGATCGCGGCTCGGCCGAACCGACGGTCAACCAGGTGGTCGATGCGCACGACCTGCTGGCCATGCGCGAATCGGTCGAGCACGTCACTGTTCACCAGGACGTGCTGCATTACGTGGTGTCGTTGGCCACCGCCACCCGGCACCATCCGCAGGTGGCCGTCGGGGCCAGCCCGCGAGCCGAACTCGACCTGGTGCAACTCGCCCGCGCCCGCGCCCTGTTGCTGGGCCGCGACTATGTGATTCCCGAGGATGTGAAGGCACTCGCGATCGCCGCGGTCGCACACCGCATCACGTTGCGACCAGAGATGTGGGTGCGCAAAATCCAGGGTGCCGATGTACTTGGAGAACTGTTGCGACGCTTGCCGGTTCCCCGTGCCCATGGCAGGCCGGCGCCCGGGTGA
- the PPE70 gene encoding PPE family protein gives MSFFGLPPEINSLQMFTGAGSEPMLAAATAWSGLADELATAAESFAGVTSGLTGQAWQGPAAAAMTAAAAPYTSWLSSAAAHAAGAAASANAVVSAFESAQAATIHPLAVAANRNAFVQLVVSNLFGQNAPAIAAAESIYEEFWAADVAALVGYHGEASAAASALVPWFNALESLPNQLAGAATAAIPASNTGIGNIGSWNLGIGNIGNLNLGNGNTGDVNLGAGNTGSYNFGSGNLGNLNLGLGNYGTQNFGLGNFGSSNIGFGNGSSYYSIDVKAIGNVGFGNLGNYNFGIGNAGNSNFGLGNLGNSNLGFGNLGNNNFGFGNLGSNDIGIGLNGSNQIGIGGLNSLTSGWNLGFGNNGTGNFGFGNAGNYNVGFGNTGNNDFGIGLTGNNQFGFGGLNSGSGNVGFGNSGSNNVGFFNTGSGNVGIFNSGNGSWGIFNSGSIDTGIGNTGMLDTGLWNAGTTNSGSFNAGSINMGLGNAGANNMGLMNPGTYNLGILNAGTLNVGLVNAGIGDMGSFNSGVDNWGFANAGGFNLGAFNSGGPEVRDASGYSLGYGNVGFANTGATNTGFGNSGNTNTGFWNSGNLVTGLGNAFNVTPAGATSSGFGNTGTGDSGFLNSGNGNAGYGNAANYSMGFMNSQGQSQVGFYNSGAGSNVGAWNSGNGGNVGFNNSGAGDNIGFFNSNTDSGNPDVGFTNSGNGSAGISNSGTANAGVHNTGTGSSGIRNSGTNSSGGFNQGDGQSGFFR, from the coding sequence ATGAGCTTTTTCGGATTGCCGCCGGAAATCAATTCACTGCAGATGTTCACCGGTGCGGGTTCCGAGCCGATGCTCGCGGCCGCGACCGCCTGGTCGGGTTTGGCCGACGAATTGGCAACGGCTGCAGAGTCGTTCGCGGGTGTCACGTCGGGGTTGACCGGTCAGGCTTGGCAGGGACCCGCAGCGGCGGCCATGACGGCCGCGGCCGCACCCTACACAAGCTGGCTGAGTTCGGCCGCCGCCCACGCCGCCGGTGCGGCAGCATCGGCCAACGCGGTGGTGAGTGCGTTCGAGTCCGCCCAAGCCGCCACCATCCATCCTCTCGCGGTGGCGGCCAACCGAAATGCGTTCGTGCAGTTGGTTGTATCGAATCTGTTCGGGCAGAATGCGCCCGCGATCGCGGCCGCCGAGAGCATCTACGAAGAGTTCTGGGCCGCCGATGTGGCGGCGCTGGTCGGCTACCACGGTGAGGCATCGGCGGCCGCTTCCGCCTTGGTGCCTTGGTTCAATGCCCTCGAGAGCCTGCCGAATCAGCTCGCCGGCGCGGCCACGGCCGCCATCCCCGCCAGCAACACCGGAATCGGCAACATCGGCTCATGGAACCTGGGCATCGGCAACATCGGCAACCTGAACCTCGGAAACGGCAACACCGGTGACGTGAACCTCGGTGCCGGCAACACCGGCAGCTACAACTTCGGCAGCGGCAACCTCGGCAACCTCAACCTGGGTCTGGGCAACTACGGCACCCAGAACTTCGGTCTAGGCAACTTCGGCAGCAGCAACATCGGTTTCGGCAACGGAAGCAGCTATTACAGCATCGACGTCAAGGCCATCGGGAACGTCGGCTTCGGCAATCTGGGCAACTACAACTTCGGCATCGGGAACGCCGGCAACTCCAACTTCGGCCTGGGTAACCTCGGCAACAGCAATCTCGGGTTCGGCAACCTGGGCAACAACAACTTCGGCTTCGGAAACCTCGGCAGCAACGACATCGGGATCGGCCTCAACGGCAGCAATCAGATCGGCATCGGCGGGCTGAACTCGCTCACCAGCGGATGGAACCTCGGGTTCGGCAACAACGGCACCGGTAACTTCGGCTTCGGCAACGCCGGCAACTACAACGTCGGTTTCGGCAACACCGGCAACAACGACTTCGGCATCGGGCTGACCGGCAACAACCAGTTCGGGTTCGGCGGGCTGAACTCGGGCAGCGGCAATGTCGGCTTCGGAAACTCGGGCAGCAACAACGTCGGCTTCTTCAACACCGGTAGCGGAAACGTCGGAATCTTCAACTCCGGCAACGGAAGCTGGGGCATCTTCAACTCGGGCAGCATCGACACCGGCATCGGTAACACCGGCATGCTGGACACCGGACTGTGGAATGCGGGTACCACCAACTCCGGGTCGTTCAACGCCGGCTCAATCAACATGGGCTTGGGCAACGCTGGCGCCAACAACATGGGGCTGATGAACCCGGGCACCTACAATCTCGGCATCCTCAACGCCGGCACGCTGAACGTCGGTTTGGTGAACGCCGGTATCGGCGATATGGGCAGCTTCAACTCGGGCGTGGACAACTGGGGCTTCGCCAACGCCGGCGGATTCAACCTGGGCGCCTTCAACTCCGGTGGTCCCGAGGTGCGGGACGCCAGCGGATACTCGCTGGGCTATGGCAACGTCGGATTCGCCAACACCGGCGCGACGAACACCGGCTTCGGCAACTCGGGCAACACCAACACCGGCTTCTGGAACTCCGGCAACCTGGTCACGGGCCTGGGCAACGCGTTCAACGTCACCCCGGCGGGGGCGACGAGCTCGGGCTTCGGCAACACCGGCACCGGCGATTCCGGCTTCCTCAACTCCGGCAACGGCAACGCCGGCTATGGGAACGCGGCCAACTACAGCATGGGCTTCATGAACTCCCAAGGCCAATCACAGGTGGGCTTTTACAACTCGGGCGCGGGCAGCAATGTGGGAGCCTGGAACTCGGGTAACGGTGGCAACGTCGGCTTCAACAACTCCGGCGCCGGCGACAACATCGGCTTCTTCAACTCGAACACCGACTCCGGCAATCCCGACGTCGGCTTCACCAATTCGGGTAACGGCAGCGCCGGGATCTCCAACTCCGGGACCGCCAACGCGGGTGTGCACAACACCGGGACGGGCAGCTCGGGGATCAGGAATTCGGGTACCAACAGCAGCGGTGGTTTCAACCAGGGCGACGGACAGTCAGGGTTCTTCCGCTAA
- a CDS encoding putative aminoglycoside phosphotransferase: protein MANEPAVEDVGRMQRSSRDTTTVPELMSQWLSTVLPERPEITVESGVDSTGMSSETIILTARFAGTAQKLVARVAPTAQDVPVFPTYRLDHQFEVIRQVGELTDVPVPRVRWIENTGDVLGAPFFLMDYIDGEVPPDVMPYTFGGNWFADAPVEQQRRLQDASVKVLATLHSIPHADKTFGFLTAKLTGDTALRKHLSWVKSWYDFAVPDIGRSPLVERSFEWLQANWPDAADAREPVLLWGDARVGNVLYRNFEPVAVLDWEMVSLGPRELDVAWMIFAHKVFEELAGLAGLPGLPQVMREEDVRDTYRQLTGVQLDDLHWFYVYSGIMWACVFMRTGARRVHFGEAEKPEDVESLFYHAGLMKRLIGEES, encoded by the coding sequence GTGGCCAATGAACCGGCGGTCGAAGATGTCGGCCGTATGCAACGCTCGAGCCGCGATACCACCACCGTTCCGGAGTTGATGTCGCAGTGGTTATCGACCGTGCTGCCCGAGAGGCCCGAGATTACCGTAGAAAGCGGCGTGGACTCGACCGGCATGTCGTCGGAGACCATCATCCTGACGGCGCGCTTCGCCGGCACCGCGCAGAAGCTCGTGGCCAGGGTGGCCCCCACCGCCCAGGACGTCCCGGTCTTCCCGACCTACCGACTCGACCACCAATTCGAGGTGATCCGCCAAGTCGGCGAACTCACCGACGTTCCAGTGCCGCGGGTGCGCTGGATCGAGAACACCGGTGACGTGCTGGGTGCGCCGTTCTTCTTGATGGACTACATCGACGGCGAAGTACCGCCCGACGTGATGCCCTACACGTTCGGCGGCAACTGGTTCGCCGACGCCCCGGTCGAACAACAGCGCAGGCTGCAGGACGCGTCGGTGAAAGTGCTGGCGACGCTGCACTCGATCCCGCACGCCGACAAGACATTTGGTTTCCTCACCGCCAAACTGACCGGCGACACCGCCCTGCGCAAGCACCTCAGCTGGGTGAAATCCTGGTACGACTTCGCCGTCCCCGACATCGGCCGATCACCCTTGGTGGAGCGCAGTTTCGAATGGCTGCAAGCCAATTGGCCCGACGCGGCCGACGCACGCGAGCCGGTGCTGCTGTGGGGGGACGCCCGGGTGGGCAACGTGCTGTACCGGAACTTCGAACCGGTGGCGGTGCTGGACTGGGAGATGGTGTCGCTGGGCCCGCGCGAACTCGACGTCGCCTGGATGATCTTCGCGCACAAGGTTTTCGAGGAACTCGCCGGCCTCGCCGGACTACCCGGGCTACCCCAGGTGATGCGCGAGGAAGACGTGCGCGACACCTATCGGCAACTCACCGGCGTGCAACTCGACGACCTGCACTGGTTCTATGTGTATTCCGGGATCATGTGGGCCTGCGTCTTCATGCGCACCGGAGCCCGGCGCGTCCATTTCGGCGAGGCCGAGAAACCCGAGGACGTCGAGTCGCTCTTCTACCATGCCGGACTGATGAAACGCCTTATCGGAGAGGAAAGTTAA
- a CDS encoding integral membrane protein, which translates to MPALARNALSTAPGLAMVGLAAFESHGAALVVAAAAGLMVGLGTVYRFAATGAVLLTVLVIVLFDVSHILVALSGLCAAAYLVSRHATASWPTTVAAVGFTFVGLVATSFPLQVPWLPLVAPLAVLAIYVVATRPFLS; encoded by the coding sequence ATGCCGGCCCTCGCACGCAACGCACTGTCGACCGCGCCCGGACTGGCGATGGTCGGGTTGGCTGCGTTCGAGTCGCACGGGGCCGCCCTGGTGGTCGCGGCAGCGGCAGGGCTGATGGTGGGGCTGGGAACGGTGTACCGCTTCGCTGCGACTGGTGCGGTGCTGCTGACGGTGCTGGTGATTGTGCTCTTTGACGTCTCGCACATCCTGGTCGCGCTGTCCGGACTTTGCGCGGCGGCGTACCTGGTGAGTCGACACGCAACGGCTTCCTGGCCGACGACCGTTGCCGCTGTGGGGTTTACGTTCGTCGGCCTGGTGGCGACGTCGTTTCCGCTGCAGGTGCCGTGGTTGCCGTTGGTGGCTCCACTGGCGGTCTTGGCGATCTACGTGGTGGCGACGCGGCCCTTTCTGAGTTGA
- the nuoN gene encoding NADH-quinone oxidoreductase subunit N, with translation MILPSPSIEYFLLSPLFIVFGVAVVGVVAEAFLPRRLRYGAQVFLTLTGLVAAFVAVVVVARSVPAEGRRTVMGAMAVDRAALFLQGTILLVAVLATIFVAERSKVAVKKSAKVFAGLDSFTPQASSVPGSDAEQEAQRAGAAQTELFPLLLLSVGGMMVFPASNDLLTMFVALEVLSLPLYLMCGLARHRRLMSQESALKYFLLGAFSSAFFLYGVALLYGATGTLTLTGIRDSLAAQSDESMALVGVALLSVGLLFKVGAVPFHSWIPDVYQGAPTPITGFMAAATKVAAFGALLRVVYVALPPLHHDWRPVLWAISILTMLVGTITAVNQVDVKRMLAYSSVAHVGFILTGVIADSAEGLSGTLFYLVAYSFSTVGAFAIVGLIRGSDGVEDAELSHWAGLGQRSPIVGVMLSMFLLAFAGIPLTSGFISKFAVFRAAAQGGAVPLVIIGVISSAIAAYFYVRVIVSMFFTEPTDTTPHVVEPGVLSKAAIAVCALVTVALGIFPQPVLDLAAQAATLLH, from the coding sequence ATGATCCTGCCCTCCCCCAGCATCGAGTACTTCCTGCTGTCCCCGCTGTTCATCGTCTTCGGTGTCGCAGTCGTCGGGGTGGTAGCCGAAGCCTTCCTGCCGCGGCGACTCCGCTACGGCGCTCAGGTGTTCCTGACCCTCACCGGGTTGGTCGCCGCGTTCGTGGCGGTGGTCGTGGTGGCCCGATCGGTTCCGGCCGAGGGCCGGCGCACCGTGATGGGCGCGATGGCCGTCGATCGGGCGGCGCTGTTCCTGCAGGGCACCATTCTGTTGGTTGCGGTGCTGGCGACCATTTTCGTGGCCGAGCGCAGCAAGGTCGCGGTCAAGAAGTCCGCCAAGGTGTTCGCGGGATTGGATTCCTTTACCCCGCAAGCGTCTTCGGTGCCCGGCAGTGACGCCGAGCAAGAGGCGCAGCGCGCCGGGGCCGCCCAGACCGAACTCTTCCCGCTGCTGCTGCTGTCGGTCGGCGGCATGATGGTGTTCCCCGCCTCCAACGATCTGCTGACCATGTTCGTTGCGCTGGAAGTTCTTTCGCTGCCGCTGTACCTGATGTGCGGACTGGCCCGGCACCGCCGGCTGATGTCGCAGGAATCGGCGCTGAAGTATTTTCTGCTGGGCGCCTTCTCGTCGGCGTTCTTCCTCTACGGGGTCGCGTTGCTGTATGGGGCAACCGGCACGCTGACCCTGACCGGTATCCGCGATTCGCTTGCCGCGCAGAGCGATGAGTCGATGGCGTTGGTCGGCGTCGCGCTGCTGTCGGTGGGCCTGCTGTTCAAGGTCGGCGCGGTGCCGTTCCACTCCTGGATTCCCGACGTGTATCAGGGTGCGCCCACCCCGATCACCGGGTTCATGGCGGCGGCCACCAAGGTCGCGGCCTTCGGCGCACTGCTGCGGGTGGTCTACGTGGCGCTGCCTCCCCTGCATCACGACTGGCGCCCGGTGCTGTGGGCTATCTCGATCCTGACCATGCTCGTCGGCACCATCACCGCGGTGAATCAGGTCGACGTCAAACGCATGCTGGCGTATTCGTCGGTGGCCCACGTCGGTTTCATCCTCACCGGTGTGATCGCCGACAGCGCCGAGGGCCTGTCCGGAACGTTGTTCTATCTGGTGGCCTACAGCTTCAGCACGGTGGGCGCGTTCGCGATTGTCGGACTGATCCGCGGTTCCGACGGCGTCGAGGACGCCGAACTGTCGCACTGGGCCGGGCTGGGTCAGCGCTCTCCCATTGTGGGCGTGATGCTTTCGATGTTCTTGCTGGCGTTTGCGGGGATCCCGCTGACGAGCGGGTTCATCAGCAAGTTCGCCGTGTTCCGGGCCGCGGCCCAGGGCGGGGCGGTGCCGCTGGTGATCATCGGTGTGATCTCCAGCGCGATCGCCGCCTACTTCTATGTGCGGGTGATCGTGTCGATGTTCTTCACCGAACCGACCGATACCACGCCGCACGTGGTCGAGCCCGGCGTGCTGAGCAAGGCCGCAATTGCGGTGTGCGCCTTGGTGACTGTGGCGTTGGGCATCTTCCCGCAGCCGGTGCTCGACCTGGCCGCCCAGGCGGCCACCTTACTGCACTGA
- a CDS encoding TetR family transcriptional regulator, with amino-acid sequence MKADLPSLDKAPGAGRPRDPRIDSAILAATAELLVQIGYSNLSLAAVAERAGTTKSALYRRWSSKAELVHEAAFPVAPTALTTPAGDFAADIRLMFEATRDIFTTPVVRAALPGLMADMTADPELNARVMARFEGLFEAVRVRLREAIERGEAHPDVDPGRLIELIGGSTMLRMLLYPELDDTWVEQTTAIVVHGVNR; translated from the coding sequence ATGAAAGCAGACCTGCCATCCCTTGACAAGGCCCCCGGCGCCGGGCGGCCCCGAGATCCCCGCATCGACTCGGCCATCTTGGCAGCAACCGCCGAACTGCTTGTGCAGATCGGCTATTCGAACCTCAGTCTGGCCGCCGTCGCCGAACGGGCCGGGACCACCAAGTCGGCGCTGTACCGACGGTGGTCGAGCAAGGCGGAGTTGGTTCACGAAGCCGCCTTCCCGGTGGCGCCGACCGCGCTGACCACGCCGGCCGGTGATTTCGCCGCCGACATTCGATTGATGTTCGAAGCCACGCGGGACATCTTCACCACCCCGGTGGTGCGTGCCGCGCTGCCCGGCCTCATGGCGGACATGACCGCCGACCCGGAACTGAACGCCAGGGTGATGGCACGCTTTGAAGGTCTTTTCGAAGCGGTCCGGGTGCGACTGCGCGAAGCCATCGAGCGCGGGGAAGCCCATCCCGATGTCGATCCCGGCCGGCTCATCGAATTGATAGGTGGCTCCACCATGCTGCGGATGCTGTTGTATCCGGAATTGGACGACACCTGGGTGGAGCAGACCACCGCGATCGTGGTGCACGGGGTCAACCGATGA